In Virgibacillus sp. NKC19-16, a single genomic region encodes these proteins:
- a CDS encoding DUF3784 domain-containing protein, with protein sequence MIGTIIMICLFIVLGIIFSIGKGYFLIAGFNTLPKEEKEKYDMVALCKFMGKMMFALSFSMVLWVLSEGLEISWLFIVGLVLFISIVVFMLVYVNTRERFKK encoded by the coding sequence ATGATTGGAACAATTATAATGATTTGTTTATTTATCGTATTGGGAATTATATTTTCTATTGGAAAAGGCTACTTCCTAATAGCAGGTTTTAACACATTGCCTAAAGAAGAAAAAGAAAAATATGATATGGTCGCTTTGTGTAAGTTTATGGGAAAAATGATGTTTGCTCTATCATTTAGTATGGTACTTTGGGTACTTAGTGAAGGACTTGAAATCAGTTGGTTGTTCATCGTTGGTCTCGTATTATTTATAAGCATAGTTGTATTTATGCTTGTTTATGTGAATACAAGAGAGAGATTTAAGAAATAG
- a CDS encoding ABC transporter ATP-binding protein, whose amino-acid sequence MMEFYLEEKSYGKNFHISNVDIKINPGEVLCLLGHNGAGKTTIIKSIFGLIKYQGNMSINHRRIDLSKEEDIDFFKKHVAYIPDEVNIFPFLTPKEVFELLANKNKETNTKFLQKLIDIFELNQYINVPISSLSHGNKKKTQIVSYLFRKPAFVIFDEPTNGLDPDMTIVLRKVIKLLRQQKMGILLSTHNLSFGDELYDKLVILRNGVVKLTANFENVIKTYGNVGLEEVYTKINEDYYKQVDAILYE is encoded by the coding sequence ATGATGGAATTTTATCTGGAAGAGAAAAGTTATGGTAAAAATTTTCATATCAGCAATGTTGATATAAAAATCAATCCTGGAGAAGTATTATGCCTTTTGGGACATAATGGGGCAGGGAAGACAACAATAATCAAATCAATTTTCGGTTTAATCAAGTATCAAGGTAATATGAGCATAAACCACAGAAGAATTGATTTATCTAAAGAAGAGGATATAGATTTTTTCAAAAAGCACGTTGCTTATATTCCGGATGAGGTTAATATTTTTCCTTTTTTAACACCAAAGGAAGTGTTTGAATTACTTGCAAATAAAAATAAGGAAACTAACACAAAATTTTTGCAAAAATTAATTGATATATTTGAACTAAATCAATATATCAATGTACCAATCAGCAGCCTTTCTCATGGAAATAAAAAAAAGACACAAATTGTATCATATCTGTTTCGCAAACCAGCCTTTGTGATTTTTGATGAGCCGACAAATGGTTTAGATCCAGATATGACTATAGTTTTACGTAAGGTGATTAAATTATTGAGGCAGCAAAAAATGGGTATTTTGCTCTCTACTCACAATCTCAGTTTTGGCGATGAATTATATGACAAGCTTGTAATTCTACGTAATGGGGTAGTTAAATTAACGGCGAATTTCGAGAACGTGATTAAAACTTATGGAAACGTAGGTCTAGAAGAAGTTTATACGAAAATTAATGAGGATTATTATAAACAGGTGGATGCGATTTTATATGAGTGA
- a CDS encoding deoxynucleoside kinase — translation MNLREKYQIPNDSIITVAGTVGVGKSTMTEALANALQFKTSLEKVDANPYLEKFYTDFERWSFHLQIYFLAERFKEQKKIFEYGGGFIQDRSIYEDTGIFAKMHYDNGTMPKTDYETYKNLFDAMVMTPYFPHPDLLIYLEGTFDEIIERIHERGREMEKNTPISYWEEMYTRYENWINNFNACPILRISISDYDLMKKEGSIEPILEKIGHFIQQSRRWTSREKINNTTTL, via the coding sequence ATGAACTTAAGAGAAAAGTACCAAATCCCAAACGACAGCATCATCACAGTAGCCGGTACAGTTGGTGTCGGAAAGTCTACTATGACAGAAGCATTGGCCAATGCATTGCAATTTAAAACATCTCTGGAAAAGGTGGATGCAAACCCTTATTTGGAAAAATTTTATACAGATTTTGAACGATGGAGCTTTCATTTGCAAATTTATTTTTTAGCAGAGCGATTCAAAGAACAAAAGAAAATCTTCGAATATGGCGGCGGGTTCATTCAGGATCGTTCCATTTACGAAGACACAGGCATATTTGCGAAAATGCATTACGATAATGGCACCATGCCAAAGACAGATTATGAAACCTATAAAAATCTATTTGATGCCATGGTGATGACACCCTATTTCCCACATCCGGACCTACTCATCTATTTAGAAGGGACATTTGATGAGATCATAGAGCGTATTCACGAACGCGGACGCGAAATGGAGAAAAACACGCCTATTTCCTACTGGGAAGAAATGTATACACGCTATGAAAATTGGATTAATAATTTCAATGCCTGCCCCATTCTGCGTATTAGTATTTCGGATTATGATTTAATGAAGAAAGAAGGGTCTATTGAGCCGATTTTAGAGAAGATTGGGCATTTTATCCAGCAGTCACGGAGGTGGACGTCGAGGGAAAAGATTAATAACACTACAACTTTATGA
- a CDS encoding deoxynucleoside kinase — protein MAEVPFIAIEGPIGIGKTSLAKKLSVHFDFHLLKEIVEENPFLGKFYDDIEAWSFQTEMFFLCNRFKQLEEIETEFLNQHKAVIADYHILKNMIFAKRTLQADKFEKYEQIYHILTSDMPVPNMMIYIHGSIDTLVERVRQRGRDVEQNMKPSYLAQLARDYEDYMNEFEVMHPDIPVIRINGDETDFVHRQDDLNCVIEEVQTQLKRHAIQANDL, from the coding sequence ATGGCAGAAGTTCCATTTATTGCAATAGAGGGGCCCATTGGTATTGGAAAGACATCCCTTGCAAAAAAACTTTCTGTCCATTTTGATTTTCATTTATTAAAAGAAATCGTCGAGGAAAATCCATTTCTCGGCAAATTTTATGATGATATCGAAGCATGGAGTTTTCAAACGGAAATGTTTTTTTTATGCAATCGTTTCAAGCAATTAGAGGAGATTGAAACAGAATTCCTAAACCAACATAAAGCAGTTATTGCTGATTATCATATATTGAAAAACATGATTTTTGCGAAACGTACATTACAAGCAGATAAATTCGAGAAATACGAGCAGATTTATCATATTTTGACTAGTGACATGCCTGTCCCAAATATGATGATATACATTCACGGGAGCATCGACACGCTAGTTGAACGCGTCCGTCAGCGAGGCAGAGATGTGGAGCAAAACATGAAGCCGTCCTATTTGGCCCAGCTCGCGCGAGACTATGAAGATTACATGAATGAATTTGAAGTCATGCATCCGGACATTCCGGTCATACGGATTAACGGAGATGAGACCGATTTTGTGCATCGTCAAGACGATTTAAACTGTGTGATCGAAGAGGTTCAGACGCAGCTCAAGCGTCATGCAATTCAAGCAAATGATTTATAG
- a CDS encoding dicarboxylate/amino acid:cation symporter: MSLTKKILIALILGVIVGIGFTFAPSEVFSPVDTYVLTPVGQIFLNLIMMIVVPIVFVSIVLGTAGLGDPTKLGKIGFQTISFYLVTTAIALVIGLGVAYVLEPGTAGTFDTENAEFEAESTPPVMETLINIIPDNPFGALASGDMLQIIAFALFIGIAIAFLGEKTAGIHRLFEQANEILIWLVNIIMKTAPYGAFALIASAIGDAGLDAIGSMAMYMVAVILGLIIHATVTYSLAIWVLGKANPLTFYKGFFPAMSVGFSTSSSSATLPISMRAAQENLGVKKSISSFVQPLGATINMDGTAIMQAVATVFISQVYAIPLEFTDILMVVLTATLASIGTAGVPSVGLIMLAMVLQQIGLPVEGIALIVGVDRILDMLRTSLNITGDATAAYVISESDKRKEAKQK, encoded by the coding sequence ATGAGTCTTACAAAAAAAATTCTTATCGCCCTTATTTTAGGGGTCATTGTTGGTATAGGTTTTACCTTTGCACCATCAGAGGTATTTTCGCCTGTTGATACGTATGTATTAACACCGGTTGGACAAATATTTTTAAACCTCATTATGATGATAGTTGTGCCAATCGTGTTTGTATCTATCGTTTTAGGTACAGCCGGTTTAGGTGATCCAACAAAGCTTGGAAAAATCGGGTTTCAGACGATTAGTTTTTATTTAGTTACGACAGCGATTGCATTAGTGATTGGGCTTGGTGTTGCTTATGTGCTTGAGCCCGGTACTGCGGGGACATTTGACACAGAAAACGCGGAATTTGAAGCAGAATCCACCCCACCGGTCATGGAGACGCTGATTAATATTATTCCGGATAACCCATTTGGAGCACTTGCTTCCGGGGATATGCTGCAGATCATTGCGTTTGCACTATTCATTGGGATTGCAATTGCTTTTCTAGGCGAGAAAACGGCTGGCATTCATCGGTTGTTCGAACAGGCAAATGAAATTTTAATTTGGCTGGTTAATATTATTATGAAAACAGCACCATACGGGGCGTTTGCACTGATTGCATCAGCGATTGGCGATGCAGGTCTAGATGCAATTGGATCCATGGCAATGTATATGGTGGCCGTAATTTTAGGATTAATTATTCATGCGACTGTTACGTACAGCTTAGCAATTTGGGTGCTTGGAAAAGCAAACCCGCTCACATTTTATAAAGGATTTTTCCCTGCCATGTCAGTAGGATTTAGTACTTCTAGCTCCAGTGCTACGTTGCCTATTTCTATGCGAGCTGCTCAGGAGAATCTTGGTGTGAAAAAATCAATTAGCAGCTTTGTTCAGCCATTAGGCGCAACGATTAATATGGATGGAACCGCTATTATGCAGGCTGTTGCAACTGTGTTTATTTCCCAAGTCTATGCTATTCCATTAGAGTTCACAGATATTCTTATGGTTGTATTAACTGCAACGCTCGCAAGTATTGGAACAGCAGGAGTTCCGAGTGTAGGCTTAATCATGCTCGCAATGGTTCTGCAGCAGATTGGATTACCAGTAGAGGGGATTGCATTGATTGTCGGTGTTGACCGCATACTGGATATGCTCCGTACATCCTTAAATATTACAGGGGATGCAACAGCCGCATATGTCATTTCGGAAAGTGACAAGCGGAAGGAAGCTAAACAAAAATAA
- the acsA gene encoding acetate--CoA ligase gives MDVQKIPAREGNHNLQNYEKMRETFKWDDVKKNFSWNETGKVNMAYEAVDRHADDPNKKDQVALLYSSPDREEEVTFEQLRQESNKFANVLKEQNVKKGDRIFLFMPRSPEFYAAFFGILKVGAIAGPLFEAFMEQAVRDRLQDSAASVLITTPDLLGRVPQGDLPDLEKIVLVGDHNETSDRYIDYKKEMDVASSEFSIEWVDLEDGMIIHYTSGSTGKPKGVYHVHNAMIQHYATAEWVLDLKEDDIYWCTADPGWVTGSSYGIFAPWLKGVTNVVRGGRFTPDDWYETLDKFNVTVWYTAPTALRKLLSAGEEAVKRHDLSHLRHILSVGEPLNPEVVTWGLKAFGLRIHDTWWMTETGAQLIVNLPSEEIRPGSMGKPIPGIEASIVDNEGNEIPPNQMGNLAIKEGWPAMMRTVWKRPEKFESYFINGWYVSGDSAYKDEDGYFWFQGRLDDVINTSGERVGPFEVESKLLEHPAVAEAGVIGKPDPERGEIVKAFVTLNDGYEKSDELLEEIRQFVKTGLSAHAAPRETEITDSIPKTRSGKIMRRLLKSWELGLPTGDTSTLEK, from the coding sequence ATGGATGTTCAAAAGATACCGGCAAGAGAAGGAAATCATAATCTACAAAACTACGAAAAAATGCGTGAAACATTTAAGTGGGATGATGTAAAAAAGAATTTCAGCTGGAATGAAACCGGAAAAGTGAATATGGCTTATGAAGCTGTAGATCGTCATGCCGACGATCCAAATAAAAAGGACCAGGTTGCTTTATTATATTCATCTCCAGATCGGGAAGAGGAAGTAACCTTTGAGCAACTTAGGCAAGAAAGTAATAAATTTGCTAATGTGCTAAAGGAACAAAATGTGAAAAAGGGTGATCGTATCTTTTTATTCATGCCGAGGAGTCCGGAATTCTATGCGGCTTTCTTTGGTATATTAAAGGTAGGAGCGATTGCCGGTCCACTGTTTGAAGCATTTATGGAGCAAGCAGTACGGGATCGCCTGCAGGATAGTGCAGCAAGCGTACTTATTACAACACCTGACCTATTAGGTAGAGTGCCACAAGGGGACTTACCTGATCTTGAAAAAATTGTCCTCGTCGGGGATCACAATGAAACCTCTGATAGGTATATCGATTATAAGAAAGAGATGGACGTGGCATCATCGGAGTTTTCGATCGAATGGGTTGATCTGGAGGATGGTATGATTATTCATTATACATCCGGTTCCACAGGCAAACCTAAGGGCGTGTATCATGTGCATAATGCGATGATTCAGCATTATGCTACTGCTGAGTGGGTGCTGGATCTCAAAGAAGACGATATCTATTGGTGTACCGCAGATCCTGGCTGGGTTACCGGATCAAGCTATGGCATATTTGCTCCATGGCTAAAAGGGGTTACGAATGTTGTTCGCGGGGGACGTTTTACCCCGGATGACTGGTACGAAACCCTGGATAAATTTAATGTAACCGTATGGTATACCGCACCGACAGCATTAAGGAAGCTTTTAAGCGCCGGCGAAGAGGCTGTGAAAAGACATGACCTGTCACACTTAAGACATATATTGAGTGTAGGTGAACCGCTGAATCCGGAAGTTGTGACATGGGGATTAAAAGCATTTGGTTTGCGTATCCATGATACATGGTGGATGACTGAAACAGGTGCACAGCTGATTGTAAATCTCCCGTCAGAGGAAATTCGCCCAGGATCAATGGGTAAACCAATTCCAGGAATAGAAGCATCTATTGTTGATAATGAAGGTAATGAAATTCCACCAAATCAAATGGGGAATTTAGCGATCAAAGAAGGTTGGCCAGCGATGATGCGTACCGTGTGGAAGCGCCCTGAGAAATTTGAAAGCTATTTTATAAATGGATGGTATGTATCCGGGGATAGTGCCTATAAGGATGAAGATGGCTATTTCTGGTTCCAGGGCCGCTTGGATGATGTGATTAATACTTCGGGTGAGCGCGTTGGCCCATTTGAAGTGGAAAGTAAGTTGCTTGAACACCCAGCTGTTGCAGAGGCTGGTGTAATTGGGAAACCGGATCCCGAGCGCGGGGAAATCGTTAAAGCATTCGTTACACTGAATGATGGCTATGAGAAATCGGATGAGCTGCTTGAAGAAATCCGGCAATTTGTTAAAACCGGATTAAGCGCACATGCAGCACCACGTGAAACAGAAATCACAGACAGCATTCCTAAAACGCGCAGTGGTAAAATTATGCGTCGCCTCCTGAAATCATGGGAGTTAGGCTTGCCGACAGGAGATACGTCGACATTGGAAAAATAA
- the hmpA gene encoding NO-inducible flavohemoprotein has protein sequence MTTETTVGLDKETKDIVKATVPVLQEHGDAIANRFYELMLAAHPELKNIFNQTNQVNGEQPKALSKTVCAAAIHIDNLEDILPVVNQIAQKHRSLNIKPEQYQIVGKYLLLGIKDVLGDAATDDIINAWGKAYGAIAEVFISVEKEMYEETQNKPGGWVDFRNFKVVKKVPESDVITSFYLEAADGRAIPAYQPGQYITVKAEIEGEPYTHLRQYSLSCAPGEGMYRISVKREDAGGNSPAGVVSNFLHREINEGSILPISAPSGDFMLDQEDRRPLVLMSGGVGLTPMMSMLETVIKEQPNREVVFIHAAKSGSFHAMKDRVRDITQGHEQVTSYTVYGNPSAEDHCDKEGHIDYEWLAEILPTNDAAFYFCGPKGFMRTAYQILQKYHVADADLHYEVFEPAEDITAA, from the coding sequence ATGACAACGGAAACGACTGTAGGGTTAGACAAAGAAACGAAAGACATCGTGAAAGCAACTGTACCAGTTTTGCAAGAACATGGAGATGCAATAGCGAATCGATTTTATGAACTGATGCTTGCAGCTCATCCTGAATTAAAGAATATTTTCAACCAAACGAATCAAGTAAATGGAGAACAACCGAAAGCGCTTTCCAAAACGGTGTGTGCTGCAGCAATACACATCGACAATTTGGAGGACATTTTACCAGTAGTCAACCAGATTGCCCAGAAGCATAGGAGTCTAAATATCAAGCCGGAGCAATATCAAATTGTCGGGAAATATCTATTATTGGGAATCAAAGATGTGCTGGGAGATGCAGCTACAGATGACATTATTAATGCTTGGGGAAAAGCGTATGGTGCGATAGCAGAAGTGTTTATCAGCGTTGAAAAAGAGATGTATGAAGAAACGCAAAACAAACCTGGGGGCTGGGTAGATTTCCGTAATTTTAAAGTGGTGAAGAAGGTACCAGAGAGTGATGTTATTACGTCATTTTATTTAGAAGCCGCAGATGGAAGGGCCATTCCTGCTTATCAACCGGGACAATATATTACAGTAAAAGCGGAGATTGAGGGAGAACCTTATACGCACCTGCGTCAATATAGCCTATCATGTGCGCCAGGAGAAGGCATGTATCGAATCAGTGTGAAAAGGGAAGATGCCGGGGGGAATAGCCCGGCGGGGGTTGTATCCAATTTCCTGCATAGAGAAATTAATGAGGGAAGCATTTTACCTATTAGTGCACCGTCCGGCGATTTCATGCTTGATCAAGAAGATAGACGACCACTCGTTTTAATGAGTGGTGGTGTGGGGCTAACACCGATGATGAGTATGCTTGAAACAGTAATTAAAGAACAACCTAATCGTGAGGTAGTATTTATCCATGCGGCAAAATCCGGCAGTTTCCATGCGATGAAGGATCGTGTACGTGACATTACTCAAGGTCACGAGCAAGTTACAAGCTATACGGTATATGGCAATCCTTCTGCAGAAGATCACTGTGATAAAGAAGGCCATATTGATTATGAATGGCTAGCAGAAATTCTTCCAACAAATGACGCTGCGTTTTATTTCTGTGGGCCAAAAGGATTCATGCGTACAGCTTATCAAATTCTGCAAAAATATCATGTAGCAGATGCTGATCTTCATTATGAGGTATTTGAGCCGGCGGAGGATATAACTGCGGCTTAG
- a CDS encoding Rrf2 family transcriptional regulator, protein MQLKKYTDYALRVLIFTGMKRDGELASIKEISEVYNISQHHLGKIVFELNKMELLETIRGRGGGIRLAKPASEINVGLVVRRLENDFNLLECFDKGTDHCVISPGCTLKHALNKALFAFFQVLDQYTIKDLVANEDELRELMGIK, encoded by the coding sequence ATGCAATTAAAAAAATATACCGATTACGCGTTACGCGTTTTAATTTTTACAGGGATGAAGAGAGACGGGGAGCTTGCGAGTATCAAAGAGATTTCCGAAGTTTACAACATATCCCAGCATCATCTAGGGAAAATTGTTTTTGAGTTAAACAAAATGGAGCTTTTGGAAACGATTAGAGGACGAGGGGGCGGCATTCGGCTCGCGAAACCGGCAAGTGAGATTAATGTTGGCTTAGTCGTTCGACGGCTGGAAAATGACTTTAATTTACTGGAATGTTTTGATAAAGGAACCGACCATTGTGTGATCTCTCCGGGATGTACACTGAAACATGCGCTGAACAAAGCATTATTTGCATTTTTCCAAGTGCTCGATCAGTATACAATTAAAGACTTAGTAGCCAATGAGGATGAATTACGGGAATTAATGGGAATCAAATAG
- a CDS encoding type 1 glutamine amidotransferase domain-containing protein: MAKKIATVITDMFEDVEYTDPVKAFKDAGHEIVTIEKEKGKQVTGKQNDETITIDQGIDDVKPDDFDALFIPGGFSPDQLRADDRFVKFAKKFMDDKKPVLAICHGPQLLITAKSLEGRKATGFKSIQVDMEYAGANLVDQEVAVCQNQLVTSRQPDDIPAFNRESLNVLK, from the coding sequence ATGGCTAAAAAAATAGCAACAGTTATTACAGACATGTTCGAAGATGTAGAGTATACTGATCCGGTAAAAGCATTTAAGGATGCCGGACATGAGATTGTAACGATTGAAAAAGAAAAAGGAAAACAAGTAACAGGAAAGCAAAATGATGAAACAATTACCATCGATCAGGGAATCGATGACGTGAAACCAGACGATTTTGATGCATTATTTATCCCTGGTGGATTTTCACCGGATCAATTGCGTGCAGATGATCGATTCGTAAAATTTGCGAAAAAATTCATGGATGATAAAAAACCAGTTCTTGCCATTTGCCACGGTCCACAGCTGCTAATTACGGCTAAATCATTAGAAGGTCGTAAAGCAACCGGGTTTAAATCTATCCAAGTGGATATGGAATACGCCGGTGCAAATTTGGTAGATCAAGAAGTCGCCGTTTGTCAGAATCAGCTGGTAACAAGTCGTCAACCAGATGATATTCCGGCATTTAATCGCGAATCACTGAATGTATTAAAATAA